Proteins encoded by one window of Superficieibacter sp. HKU1:
- the mscM gene encoding miniconductance mechanosensitive channel MscM: MRLIITFLMAWSLSMGAYAATAPDAKQITQELEQAKAAKPAQPEAVEALQSALNALEERKGSLERAQQYQQVIDNFPKLSQTLRAQLNSLRDEPRDVPAGMSTDALNQEILQVSSQLLDKSREAQQEQERARDIADSLNQLPQQQTDARRQLNEVERRAGTQNGNAALTQAQSLAAQAESARLKALVDELELAQLSANNRQELSRLRSELAQKQSQQLDAYLQTLRNQVNSQRQREAEKALESTELLAENSANLPPDIVKQFAVNRELSQALNQQAQRMDLVASQQRQATNQTLQVRQALNTLREQAQWLGMSNMLGDALRAQVARLPEMPKPQQLDTEMAQLRVHRMRYEDLLNKQAQLRQMHQADGQPLSAEQNRILEAQLRTQRELLSSLLQGGDTLILELTKLKVTNSQLEDALKEVNEATHRYLFWTSDVNPLTISWPIEVVQDLRRLISLDTVSQLGKASIMMLTSKETLLPLFGALVLVGFSIYSRRHFTRFLERSSSRVGKVTQDHFWLTLRTVFWSILVASPLPVLWATLGYGLREAWPYPLAVAIGNGVTATVPLLWVVMICATFARPTGLFVAHFGWPRNRVARAMRYYLMSIGLIVPLIMALIMFDNLNDREFSASLGRLCFILICGALAMVTLSLKRAGIPLYLDKEGNGDNMVNSMLWNLMMGAPLIAILAAAVGYLATAQALLARLETSVAIWFLLLVIYHIIRRWMLIQRRRLAFDRARHRRAEILAQRARGEEETPHATSLEGAVEIDESELDLDAISTQSLRLVRSILMLIALLSVIVLWSEIHSAFGFLENITLWDVTSTLQGVESIEPITLGAVLIAILVFIITTQLVRNLPALLELALLQHLELAPGTGYAITTITKYLLMLVGGLVGFSMIGIEWSKLQWLVAALGLGLGFGLQEIFANFISGLIILFEKPIRIGDTVTIRDLTGSVTKINTRATTISDWDRKEIIVPNKAFITEQFINWSLSDSVTRVVLTIPAPSEANSEEVTQILLTAAERCSLVIDTPPPEVFLVDLQQGIQIFELRIYAAEMGHRMPLRHEIHQLILAGFRQHGIDMPFPPFQMRLETLSGRQTGRTLTSAGKGTRPAGSV; the protein is encoded by the coding sequence GTGCGCCTGATTATCACTTTTCTGATGGCCTGGAGCCTCAGTATGGGGGCGTACGCGGCGACGGCCCCCGACGCCAAACAGATAACCCAGGAACTGGAGCAGGCAAAGGCGGCAAAACCCGCCCAGCCCGAAGCCGTTGAGGCACTCCAGTCCGCACTTAACGCGCTTGAGGAGCGAAAAGGCTCGCTTGAGCGCGCGCAGCAATATCAGCAGGTTATCGATAACTTCCCCAAACTCTCGCAAACCCTGCGCGCCCAGCTTAACAGCCTGCGTGATGAACCGCGCGACGTGCCCGCCGGGATGTCCACCGACGCGCTGAATCAGGAAATCCTTCAGGTCAGCAGTCAGCTTCTGGATAAAAGCCGCGAGGCACAGCAGGAGCAGGAGCGCGCGCGTGACATCGCCGACTCCCTGAACCAGCTTCCTCAGCAGCAGACCGACGCCCGTCGCCAGTTAAACGAGGTCGAACGCCGCGCAGGCACCCAGAACGGCAACGCCGCGCTAACCCAGGCGCAAAGCCTGGCAGCTCAGGCGGAATCCGCCAGACTTAAGGCGCTGGTTGATGAGCTGGAACTGGCGCAGCTTTCCGCCAATAACCGTCAGGAGCTTTCGCGTCTGCGCTCCGAGCTGGCACAAAAACAGAGCCAGCAGTTAGATGCGTACTTGCAGACGCTGCGTAATCAGGTAAACAGCCAGCGCCAGCGTGAAGCGGAAAAAGCGCTGGAAAGCACGGAGTTGCTGGCGGAAAACAGCGCCAACCTGCCGCCGGATATCGTCAAGCAGTTCGCCGTCAACCGCGAGCTGTCGCAGGCGCTGAATCAGCAGGCGCAGCGAATGGATTTAGTCGCGTCACAGCAGCGTCAGGCCACTAACCAGACGCTTCAGGTGCGCCAGGCGCTTAATACGCTACGCGAACAGGCACAGTGGCTGGGCATGTCCAATATGCTGGGCGATGCCCTCCGCGCTCAGGTCGCCCGCCTGCCGGAAATGCCAAAACCGCAGCAGCTTGATACCGAAATGGCTCAGCTACGCGTCCACCGAATGCGCTATGAAGATCTGCTCAACAAGCAGGCCCAGCTTCGTCAAATGCACCAGGCAGACGGCCAGCCGCTGAGCGCGGAACAAAACCGGATCCTTGAGGCGCAGTTGCGCACCCAGCGTGAACTGCTCTCCTCGTTGTTGCAGGGCGGCGATACGCTAATTCTGGAGCTCACCAAGCTAAAAGTTACCAATAGTCAGCTTGAGGATGCGCTGAAAGAGGTTAACGAAGCCACCCACCGCTATCTGTTCTGGACCTCAGACGTCAATCCGCTGACTATCTCCTGGCCTATTGAGGTCGTACAGGATTTACGCCGCCTCATCTCGCTGGATACCGTCAGCCAATTGGGCAAAGCCAGCATCATGATGCTGACCAGTAAAGAGACGCTGCTGCCGCTGTTTGGCGCGCTGGTGCTGGTCGGCTTCAGTATTTACTCGCGTCGGCATTTTACCCGTTTCCTTGAGCGCTCCTCCTCACGCGTTGGCAAGGTCACCCAGGATCACTTCTGGCTGACCCTGCGCACGGTATTCTGGTCGATACTGGTGGCCTCTCCCCTGCCGGTGCTGTGGGCGACGCTGGGCTACGGTCTGCGTGAAGCCTGGCCTTATCCGCTGGCGGTTGCTATCGGTAACGGTGTAACGGCCACGGTGCCGCTGCTGTGGGTGGTGATGATTTGCGCGACCTTTGCCCGTCCGACCGGTCTGTTTGTGGCGCACTTTGGCTGGCCGCGTAACCGCGTGGCGCGGGCGATGCGCTATTACCTGATGAGTATCGGGCTGATTGTGCCGCTGATCATGGCGCTGATCATGTTCGATAATCTCAACGACCGGGAATTTTCCGCCTCGCTGGGACGCCTGTGCTTTATCCTGATTTGCGGCGCGCTGGCGATGGTTACCCTCAGCCTGAAACGCGCGGGCATTCCGCTGTACCTCGACAAAGAGGGTAACGGCGACAATATGGTCAACAGCATGCTGTGGAACCTGATGATGGGTGCGCCACTGATTGCTATTCTGGCGGCAGCGGTGGGCTATCTCGCCACGGCGCAGGCGCTGCTGGCGCGGCTGGAGACCTCGGTCGCCATCTGGTTCCTGCTGCTGGTGATTTACCATATCATCCGCCGCTGGATGCTGATCCAGCGCCGCCGACTGGCCTTCGACCGCGCCCGGCACCGCCGCGCCGAGATCCTGGCGCAGCGTGCGCGTGGTGAAGAGGAAACGCCGCACGCCACCAGCCTGGAAGGCGCGGTGGAAATCGATGAAAGCGAGCTGGATCTGGATGCCATCAGTACCCAGTCGCTACGTCTGGTACGCTCGATCCTGATGCTGATTGCGCTGCTCTCCGTCATTGTGCTGTGGTCGGAAATCCACTCGGCGTTTGGCTTCCTGGAAAATATTACCCTCTGGGACGTCACCTCCACGCTTCAGGGCGTGGAGAGCATTGAGCCAATCACGCTTGGCGCGGTGCTGATCGCTATTCTGGTATTTATCATTACCACGCAACTGGTGCGCAACCTGCCCGCGCTGCTGGAGCTGGCGCTGCTTCAGCATCTGGAACTTGCACCGGGCACCGGCTATGCCATCACCACCATCACCAAATATCTGTTAATGCTGGTCGGTGGTCTGGTGGGCTTCTCAATGATCGGCATTGAGTGGTCGAAGCTGCAATGGCTGGTTGCCGCGTTAGGTCTGGGTCTCGGCTTTGGTTTACAGGAGATTTTCGCCAACTTTATTTCCGGCCTGATTATCCTGTTCGAGAAGCCGATCCGCATCGGCGATACGGTGACTATCCGCGACCTGACCGGCAGCGTGACCAAAATCAACACCCGCGCAACGACGATCAGCGACTGGGACCGCAAGGAGATCATCGTGCCAAACAAGGCGTTTATCACCGAGCAGTTTATCAACTGGTCGCTGTCGGACTCCGTCACTCGCGTGGTACTCACTATTCCGGCCCCGTCAGAGGCGAACAGTGAAGAAGTAACGCAAATTCTGCTGACGGCGGCAGAACGCTGTTCGCTGGTCATTGATACCCCGCCGCCGGAAGTATTCCTGGTTGATCTCCAGCAGGGCATTCAGATTTTCGAGCTGCGTATTTACGCCGCCGAAATGGGCCACCGGATGCCGCTGCGTCACGAGATCCACCAGCTGATTCTGGCGGGCTTCCGCCAGCACGGTATTGATATGCCGTTCCCGCCGTTCCAGATGCGGCTGGAAACCCTTTCGGGACGACAAACCGGACGCACGCTGACCTCGGCGGGTAAAGGGACACGCCCGGCGGGGAGCGTGTAA
- the yjeM gene encoding glutamate/gamma-aminobutyrate family transporter YjeM, with product MTQQTKKMSLIGLILMIFTSVFGFANSPSAYLLMGYSATPFYIFSALFFFIPFALMMAEMGSAYRKEEGGIYSWMNHSVGPRYAFIGTFMWFSSYVVWMVSSAAKVWVPFSTFLFGTDRTQTWAFASLSSTQVVGILAIVWMLLVTSVASKGINKIARVTAVGGIAVMCLNLVLLLASIAILCLNGGHFAEPVNFAASPNPGYQSGLAMLSFVVFAIFAFGGIEAVGGLVDKTEKPEKNFARGIVFAAIVISVGYSLAIFLWGVSTNWQQVLSTSSTNLGNITYVLMKSLGVTLGQAMNLSPENALVMGTWFARVTGLSMFLAYTGAFFTLSYSPLKAIIQGTPKALWPVAMTRLNQNGMPATAMGMQCVLVCLFILLVSFGGDTASAFYNKLTLMANVSMTIPYLFLALAFPFFKARQDVDRPFVIFKNRFSTLLATAIVVLIVAFANIFTVVQPIIEASDWSSALWMVGGPIFFSLLATGIYENYRCKSSKQP from the coding sequence ATGACCCAGCAGACAAAAAAGATGAGCCTGATCGGGCTTATCCTGATGATATTTACTTCCGTTTTTGGCTTTGCCAATAGTCCTTCAGCCTACTTATTGATGGGCTACAGTGCCACGCCGTTCTATATCTTTTCCGCGCTGTTTTTCTTTATCCCTTTTGCGCTGATGATGGCTGAAATGGGCTCGGCTTATCGTAAGGAAGAGGGCGGGATTTACTCGTGGATGAACCATAGCGTCGGACCCCGTTATGCCTTTATCGGGACGTTTATGTGGTTTTCATCTTACGTGGTATGGATGGTCAGCTCCGCCGCAAAAGTCTGGGTGCCGTTTTCTACTTTTTTGTTCGGCACGGACAGAACGCAGACCTGGGCATTTGCCAGCCTGAGCTCCACGCAGGTCGTGGGCATCCTGGCGATAGTCTGGATGCTGCTGGTGACCTCTGTGGCTTCAAAAGGCATTAACAAAATTGCTCGGGTTACCGCGGTTGGCGGTATCGCCGTGATGTGTCTTAATCTGGTGCTTCTGTTGGCAAGTATCGCCATCTTGTGCCTGAATGGCGGACATTTCGCTGAACCGGTTAATTTTGCCGCCTCGCCGAACCCTGGCTACCAGTCGGGGCTGGCGATGCTCTCCTTTGTCGTTTTTGCTATTTTCGCATTCGGTGGTATTGAGGCCGTCGGTGGACTGGTCGATAAAACCGAAAAGCCGGAAAAGAATTTTGCCCGCGGTATCGTTTTTGCCGCCATAGTCATTTCCGTCGGTTACTCGCTGGCCATCTTCCTGTGGGGCGTCAGTACCAACTGGCAGCAGGTATTAAGTACCAGCAGCACAAACCTGGGGAATATTACTTATGTCTTAATGAAAAGCCTTGGCGTGACATTAGGGCAGGCGATGAACTTATCGCCGGAAAATGCACTGGTGATGGGAACATGGTTTGCCAGAGTTACCGGTTTATCGATGTTTCTGGCCTATACCGGCGCGTTTTTCACGCTGAGCTATTCGCCGCTAAAAGCGATCATACAGGGCACGCCGAAAGCGCTGTGGCCTGTGGCAATGACGCGTCTTAATCAAAATGGGATGCCCGCCACTGCGATGGGGATGCAGTGCGTGCTGGTATGCCTGTTTATTCTGCTGGTGTCTTTCGGCGGCGATACCGCCTCGGCGTTTTATAACAAGCTGACGCTAATGGCGAACGTTTCAATGACGATACCCTATTTATTCCTCGCGCTGGCCTTTCCCTTCTTCAAGGCGCGGCAGGACGTCGATCGTCCGTTTGTGATTTTTAAAAATCGGTTCAGCACGCTTCTGGCGACGGCTATTGTGGTGTTGATTGTGGCCTTCGCCAACATCTTTACCGTTGTTCAGCCGATCATTGAGGCCAGTGACTGGAGCAGCGCATTGTGGATGGTCGGCGGGCCGATTTTCTTCTCGCTGCTGGCGACGGGGATTTATGAGAATTACCGTTGCAAGAGTAGCAAACAACCCTGA
- the orn gene encoding oligoribonuclease yields the protein MSADENNLIWIDLEMTGLDPERDRIIEIATLVTDANLNILAEGPIIAVHQSDAQLALMDDWNVRTHTGSGLVERVKASQFDDRAAELATIAFLQQWVPAGKSPICGNSIGQDRRFLFKYMPELEAYFHYRYLDVSTLKELARRWKPEILPGFTKQGTHQAMDDIRESVAELAYYREHFIQ from the coding sequence ATGAGTGCAGATGAAAACAACCTGATTTGGATCGATCTGGAAATGACCGGGCTGGATCCCGAGCGCGATCGCATTATTGAAATTGCCACCCTGGTGACCGATGCGAATTTAAATATCCTGGCAGAAGGCCCGATAATTGCGGTGCATCAGTCTGATGCACAACTGGCATTGATGGATGACTGGAATGTGCGCACCCATACCGGTAGCGGGCTGGTTGAGCGGGTGAAAGCCAGCCAGTTTGACGATCGCGCCGCGGAGCTTGCCACGATTGCGTTTTTGCAGCAGTGGGTTCCGGCGGGCAAATCACCGATTTGCGGTAACAGCATCGGCCAGGATCGCCGCTTTCTGTTTAAGTATATGCCTGAGCTGGAAGCGTATTTCCACTACCGCTATCTGGATGTCAGCACCCTGAAAGAACTGGCTCGCCGCTGGAAGCCGGAAATTCTGCCGGGCTTTACCAAGCAGGGTACCCATCAGGCGATGGATGATATCCGCGAATCCGTGGCCGAACTGGCGTATTACCGCGAGCATTTTATTCAGTGA
- the rsgA gene encoding small ribosomal subunit biogenesis GTPase RsgA, which yields MSKNKLSKGQQRRVKANHQRRLTTTAEKPDYDDNLFGEPAEGIVISRFGMHVDVESADGETHRCNIRRTIRSLVTGDRVVWRPGKAAAEGVNVKGIVEAVHERTSVLTRPDFYDGVKPIAANIDQIVIVSAILPELSVNIIDRYLVACETLEVEPIIVLNKIDLLDDDGMRFVNEQMDIYRHIGYRVLMVSSYTQDGLKPLEEALTDRISIFAGQSGVGKSSLLNALLGLPVEILTNDVSDNSGLGQHTTTAARLYHFPHGGDVIDSPGVREFGLWHLEPEQITQGFVEFHDYLGLCKYRDCKHDTDPGCAIRAAVEEGKIAESRFDNYHRILESMAQVKTRKNFSETDN from the coding sequence TTGAGTAAAAATAAACTCTCCAAAGGTCAGCAGCGCCGCGTAAAAGCGAATCATCAGCGCCGACTTACCACGACTGCGGAGAAGCCTGATTATGATGACAATCTGTTTGGCGAGCCGGCGGAAGGCATCGTCATCAGCCGCTTTGGCATGCACGTTGACGTTGAATCCGCCGACGGTGAAACCCACCGCTGCAATATCCGCCGCACCATCCGCTCGCTGGTCACCGGAGACCGCGTCGTCTGGCGGCCAGGAAAAGCGGCGGCGGAAGGCGTCAACGTTAAAGGCATCGTGGAAGCGGTGCATGAGCGTACCTCGGTTCTGACGCGTCCGGACTTTTACGATGGCGTAAAGCCGATTGCCGCCAACATTGACCAGATTGTTATCGTCTCGGCGATCCTGCCGGAATTATCAGTCAACATCATCGATCGCTATCTTGTCGCCTGTGAAACGCTGGAAGTTGAGCCGATCATCGTCCTCAACAAAATCGACTTGCTGGATGACGACGGCATGCGTTTTGTGAACGAGCAGATGGATATTTATCGCCATATTGGCTATCGCGTGCTGATGGTATCCAGCTATACCCAGGATGGGTTGAAACCGCTGGAAGAGGCGCTGACCGACCGTATCAGCATCTTTGCCGGGCAATCCGGCGTCGGCAAATCCAGCTTGCTAAACGCGTTGTTAGGGTTACCGGTTGAGATCCTGACTAACGACGTTTCCGACAACTCCGGCCTGGGCCAGCACACCACCACCGCCGCGCGCCTGTACCACTTCCCGCACGGCGGAGATGTAATCGACTCCCCCGGCGTGCGTGAGTTTGGCCTCTGGCATCTGGAGCCAGAACAAATCACTCAGGGTTTTGTCGAATTCCACGACTATTTAGGCCTGTGCAAATACCGTGATTGTAAACATGATACCGATCCTGGCTGCGCCATTCGCGCAGCGGTAGAAGAAGGAAAAATTGCAGAGAGCCGCTTTGACAATTATCACCGTATTCTGGAAAGCATGGCGCAGGTAAAGACGCGTAAAAACTTTTCTGAAACCGATAACTGA
- the epmA gene encoding elongation factor P--(R)-beta-lysine ligase — MSETATWQPSASIPNLLKRAKIMTEIRRFFADRGVLEVETPCMSQATVTDVHLFPFETRFVGPGHSQGMNLYLMTSPEYHMKRLLAAGCGPVYQLCRSFRNEEMGRHHNPEFTMLEWYRPHYDMYRLMNEVDDLLQQVLECPAAETLSYQQAFQRHLEIDPLSADKTQLRQAAAKLDLSNIADTEEDRDTLLQLLFAMGVEPHIGKERPAFVYHFPASQASLAQISTEDHRVAERFEVYFKGLELANGFHELTDAREQQQRFEQDNRKRAARGLPQQPIDVNLLEALKAGLPDCSGVALGVDRLVMLALGAETLADVLAFSVDRA, encoded by the coding sequence ATGAGCGAAACGGCAACCTGGCAGCCGAGCGCATCCATTCCTAACCTGTTGAAACGTGCAAAAATTATGACCGAAATCCGTCGTTTTTTTGCCGACCGGGGCGTACTGGAGGTGGAAACGCCCTGCATGAGCCAGGCGACGGTAACTGACGTTCACCTGTTCCCGTTTGAAACCCGTTTCGTCGGTCCCGGCCATTCTCAGGGGATGAATCTGTATCTGATGACCAGCCCGGAATACCATATGAAGCGCCTGCTCGCGGCGGGCTGCGGACCGGTATATCAGCTTTGTCGCAGCTTCCGTAATGAAGAGATGGGACGTCACCATAATCCTGAGTTCACCATGCTGGAATGGTATCGTCCGCACTATGATATGTACCGCCTGATGAATGAGGTTGATGATCTCCTGCAACAGGTGCTGGAGTGTCCGGCGGCGGAAACGCTCTCCTATCAGCAGGCGTTTCAGCGCCATCTGGAAATCGATCCGCTTTCCGCTGATAAAACCCAACTGCGTCAGGCGGCGGCGAAGCTCGATCTCAGCAATATTGCCGATACCGAAGAGGATCGCGATACCCTCCTGCAACTGCTGTTCGCGATGGGCGTTGAGCCGCATATCGGGAAAGAGCGTCCGGCGTTTGTCTATCACTTCCCGGCAAGCCAGGCGTCGCTGGCGCAAATCAGCACTGAAGATCACCGCGTGGCAGAACGTTTTGAGGTCTATTTCAAAGGGCTTGAGCTGGCGAACGGTTTCCATGAGCTGACCGACGCGCGCGAGCAGCAGCAGCGTTTTGAGCAGGATAACCGCAAGCGCGCGGCGCGCGGTCTGCCGCAGCAGCCAATTGACGTCAATTTGCTGGAAGCATTAAAAGCCGGTTTGCCAGACTGTTCTGGCGTGGCATTAGGCGTGGATCGCCTGGTGATGCTGGCACTGGGCGCGGAGACTCTTGCCGACGTGCTGGCCTTCAGCGTTGACCGAGCCTGA
- the asd gene encoding archaetidylserine decarboxylase (Phosphatidylserine decarboxylase is synthesized as a single chain precursor. Generation of the pyruvoyl active site from a Ser is coupled to cleavage of a Gly-Ser bond between the larger (beta) and smaller (alpha chains). It is an integral membrane protein.), whose amino-acid sequence MLNDLKLSLQYILPKLWLTRLAGWGASKRAGWLTKLVIDLFVKYYKVDMKEAQKPDTASYRSFNDFFVRPLRDEVRPLNTDPNVLVMPADGVISQLGHIENDKILQAKGHNYSLEALLAGNYTLADQFRNGSFVTTYLSPRDYHRVHMPCNGILREMIYVPGDLFSVNHLTAQNVPNLFARNERVICLFDTEFGPMVQILVGATIVGSIETVWAGTITPPREGIIKRWTWPEGESEGSVALLKGQEMGRFKLGSTVINLFAPGKVDLVETLHSLSVTKIGQPLAVSTEAQIQPEPAPLPEDEVNAELDASPLVDDKRDDI is encoded by the coding sequence GTGTTAAACGATCTTAAACTTTCGCTGCAATATATTCTGCCGAAACTGTGGCTTACGCGCCTGGCGGGCTGGGGCGCAAGCAAACGCGCAGGCTGGCTGACCAAACTGGTTATCGACTTGTTCGTCAAATACTACAAAGTCGATATGAAAGAGGCACAGAAGCCAGATACCGCCAGCTACCGTTCGTTTAATGATTTCTTCGTGCGCCCGCTGCGTGACGAAGTTCGCCCGCTTAACACCGATCCTAACGTCCTGGTGATGCCAGCCGATGGCGTGATAAGCCAGCTTGGTCACATCGAAAACGACAAAATCTTGCAGGCCAAAGGACATAACTATTCCCTGGAAGCATTACTGGCGGGTAACTATACGCTGGCTGACCAGTTCCGTAACGGCTCGTTCGTTACCACCTATCTCTCGCCGCGCGACTATCACCGCGTTCACATGCCGTGCAACGGCATCCTGCGTGAGATGATTTATGTGCCGGGCGATCTGTTCTCCGTTAACCATCTTACCGCGCAAAACGTGCCTAACCTTTTTGCGCGAAATGAGCGCGTTATCTGCCTTTTCGACACCGAATTCGGCCCGATGGTGCAAATTCTGGTGGGGGCGACTATTGTTGGTAGCATTGAAACCGTCTGGGCTGGCACCATCACGCCGCCGCGTGAAGGCATTATCAAGCGCTGGACCTGGCCGGAAGGCGAAAGCGAAGGTTCCGTGGCGTTGCTGAAAGGTCAGGAGATGGGCCGCTTTAAACTGGGCTCGACGGTGATTAACCTGTTCGCGCCGGGGAAAGTGGATCTGGTTGAGACATTGCATAGTCTGTCAGTGACCAAAATCGGTCAACCGCTGGCGGTTTCTACAGAAGCGCAGATCCAGCCTGAACCTGCGCCGCTGCCAGAAGATGAAGTCAACGCCGAGCTGGACGCCAGCCCGCTGGTTGACGACAAGCGAGACGATATTTAA
- the queG gene encoding tRNA epoxyqueuosine(34) reductase QueG, with amino-acid sequence MSQPLDLNQLAQNIKQWGTELGFQQVGIADTDLSASEPKLQAWLDKQYHGEMEWMARHGMMRARPHELLPGTLRVISVRMNYLPANAAFARTLKNPSLGYVSRYALGRDYHKLLRNRLKKLGEKIQEQCASLNFRPFVDSAPLLERPLAEKAGLGWTGKHSLILSRDAGSFFFLGELLIDLPLPVDTPVEEGCGRCVACMTICPTGAIVEPYIVDARRCISYLTIELEGAIPEEFRPLMGNRIYGCDDCQLICPWNRYSQLTEEEDFSPRKSLHAPELIELFAWSEAWFLKVTEGSAIRRIGHLRWLRNIAVALGNAPWDEATIQALESRRGEHSLLDEHIEWAIAQQIEKRNACVVEVQLPKKQRLVRVVEKGLPRDA; translated from the coding sequence ATGTCTCAGCCCCTCGATCTCAATCAGTTAGCGCAAAATATTAAACAATGGGGCACTGAACTCGGGTTCCAGCAGGTCGGTATTGCCGATACCGACCTGAGCGCCAGCGAGCCGAAACTGCAGGCGTGGCTCGATAAGCAGTACCACGGCGAAATGGAGTGGATGGCGCGTCACGGCATGATGCGCGCCCGTCCGCATGAACTTTTGCCCGGTACGCTTCGCGTCATCAGCGTGCGGATGAACTATCTGCCCGCCAACGCGGCTTTCGCCCGCACGCTGAAAAATCCCTCTCTTGGCTACGTCAGCCGCTACGCGCTGGGGCGCGACTACCATAAGCTGCTGCGCAATCGCTTAAAAAAGCTTGGGGAGAAAATTCAGGAACAGTGCGCGTCGCTGAATTTTAGACCTTTTGTCGATTCTGCGCCTCTGCTTGAGCGTCCGCTGGCAGAAAAAGCTGGGCTGGGCTGGACAGGTAAGCACTCACTTATCCTTAGCCGCGATGCCGGATCGTTCTTCTTCCTCGGTGAACTGTTAATCGACTTGCCGCTTCCGGTTGATACTCCTGTCGAAGAAGGCTGCGGACGCTGCGTGGCCTGCATGACCATCTGTCCTACCGGGGCGATTGTTGAACCCTATATCGTAGACGCCCGGCGCTGTATCTCCTACCTGACGATTGAACTGGAAGGCGCTATTCCCGAGGAATTCCGTCCGCTGATGGGCAACCGGATCTACGGCTGCGATGACTGTCAGTTGATCTGTCCGTGGAACCGTTATTCGCAGCTTACCGAAGAAGAGGATTTTAGCCCGCGCAAATCGCTGCATGCGCCGGAGCTGATCGAACTGTTTGCCTGGAGCGAGGCCTGGTTTCTGAAAGTTACCGAAGGATCGGCAATTCGCCGTATCGGTCATCTGCGCTGGCTGCGCAATATTGCCGTCGCGCTGGGAAACGCGCCGTGGGATGAAGCCACTATTCAGGCGCTGGAATCGCGCCGGGGTGAGCACTCACTTCTCGACGAACACATAGAGTGGGCGATTGCGCAGCAAATCGAGAAGCGAAATGCCTGTGTCGTGGAAGTGCAGCTGCCAAAAAAACAGCGGCTGGTACGGGTGGTTGAAAAAGGGCTGCCGCGCGACGCCTGA
- a CDS encoding YjeO family protein, producing the protein MSWKSFAINMIWLLLCVILITLFSTQDKEWFIDGSDIKNICDVMEYIENDDVRLVGVALTIPLFFPFIYVIIWRKQRSLWQYSVAVVLLVFWLWRFIFRYYLC; encoded by the coding sequence GTGAGTTGGAAATCATTTGCTATTAATATGATATGGTTATTATTATGCGTTATTTTAATAACTCTATTTTCAACACAGGATAAAGAATGGTTTATTGATGGCAGCGATATAAAAAATATTTGCGATGTCATGGAGTATATTGAAAATGATGATGTTCGTCTTGTTGGCGTTGCTTTAACTATTCCATTATTCTTTCCTTTTATCTATGTCATCATATGGAGAAAACAGCGTAGTCTATGGCAATACTCTGTAGCCGTGGTGCTTCTGGTGTTTTGGTTATGGCGTTTTATTTTTCGCTACTACCTGTGTTGA